In Paenibacillus sp. 1781tsa1, one DNA window encodes the following:
- a CDS encoding TetR/AcrR family transcriptional regulator, giving the protein MSKKTNIPRSPGRPKTGADQASVQTNILMTASRLFMEYGYEPVSLQQIASLCNVTKASIYYHFTSKADLFTVAITRIMSMSMQQTSLRLEEPGTLQERLIKVAQAKMQHSHIETESMMREAEKHLNTEQLSQIREAEVQIFEVLAAHFQQEMDNGYLRVASPMLLAHAFTSLLMLANREDVRNMNGGSIEELARELVALFLDGAVKRSENI; this is encoded by the coding sequence GGTCACCGGGCAGACCCAAAACGGGTGCCGATCAGGCATCTGTCCAAACCAACATATTGATGACAGCTTCACGTCTGTTTATGGAATATGGGTATGAACCCGTCTCTCTCCAACAGATTGCTTCATTATGCAATGTAACCAAAGCATCAATCTATTATCACTTCACCAGCAAAGCCGATCTGTTCACCGTTGCCATTACCCGCATAATGTCGATGAGCATGCAGCAGACTTCACTCCGCCTGGAAGAACCCGGCACATTACAAGAGCGGCTGATCAAGGTAGCGCAAGCAAAGATGCAGCACTCCCATATTGAGACGGAGAGCATGATGCGAGAAGCCGAGAAGCATCTGAATACGGAGCAACTCAGCCAGATTCGAGAAGCTGAGGTTCAGATCTTCGAAGTGCTTGCGGCCCACTTCCAGCAGGAGATGGACAATGGTTATTTGCGGGTTGCCAGTCCCATGCTGCTTGCCCATGCATTTACGTCACTGCTCATGCTCGCGAACCGCGAAGATGTACGCAACATGAATGGTGGCAGTATTGAGGAACTTGCACGGGAACTTGTGGCCCTGTTTCTGGATGGAGCGGTTAAGCGGAGCGAGAATATATAG
- a CDS encoding GNAT family N-acetyltransferase, with translation MTDVDVYFPGLFDAKMRRLTGTQNSFTRAQVERYVENAAQDDSRLMLLIALQENDQIIGDVVLMDMHAKNRSAHIRVAIDQAEHQGKGYGSEALLLMLDYGFGICNLHRIELEVYAFNERAIRTYEKLGFQREGVKRDVLFYNHQYHDAIQMSMLEDEFRQRHMKDQAGND, from the coding sequence ATTACAGATGTGGATGTTTACTTCCCTGGACTGTTTGATGCCAAGATGCGTAGGCTGACGGGAACACAGAACAGTTTTACACGTGCTCAGGTTGAACGTTATGTTGAAAATGCAGCACAGGATGACTCCAGACTCATGCTACTTATTGCTTTACAGGAAAATGACCAGATCATCGGAGATGTCGTCCTGATGGACATGCATGCCAAGAATCGCAGTGCACATATCCGGGTTGCCATCGATCAGGCGGAGCATCAAGGCAAAGGCTACGGTAGCGAGGCATTACTGCTTATGCTGGACTACGGCTTCGGTATCTGTAACCTGCATCGAATCGAGCTTGAAGTGTACGCCTTCAACGAGCGAGCTATTCGCACGTATGAGAAACTCGGATTCCAGCGCGAGGGTGTGAAGCGGGATGTCTTGTTTTACAATCACCAATATCATGATGCCATTCAGATGAGCATGCTGGAGGATGAGTTCAGGCAACGTCATATGAAAGATCAGGCAGGTAATGATTAA
- a CDS encoding diacylglycerol kinase family protein produces the protein MEFNKALLIHHHHSGKANRENTVGLVAGVLAPAVHELVIVRTDEPGEGEKLCRERGEQFDVVFILGGDGTVHECVNGLADLQHPPLIGILPGGTCNDFARSLGISPDAETAAQEMLAGRVVSIDVGRANDRVFTNFFGIGLISDASQNINENLKGALGKLSYFISTLQTISHTEPFRYQLEADGKEMAGEAVMIYAANGRFLGTNALPFAPDALQDGELDVLIIHETGIPLLREILSHKPEGDWQPQSESISYFKASTLKVNTDTPMSADTDGELYMKTPAELSVLTGHLKFLTGEVY, from the coding sequence ATGGAGTTTAACAAAGCATTGTTAATTCATCATCATCATTCAGGCAAGGCCAATCGTGAGAATACAGTGGGTCTTGTCGCTGGTGTGCTGGCTCCCGCTGTTCATGAACTCGTTATTGTGCGCACGGACGAACCAGGTGAGGGAGAGAAGCTGTGTCGTGAGCGTGGGGAACAATTCGATGTGGTTTTTATCCTGGGTGGGGATGGCACGGTGCATGAATGCGTGAATGGACTGGCTGATCTGCAACATCCTCCGTTGATTGGCATATTGCCTGGAGGCACCTGTAATGACTTTGCGCGTTCACTCGGCATTTCACCCGATGCAGAGACTGCTGCACAAGAAATGCTCGCAGGTCGGGTGGTATCTATTGATGTGGGACGAGCTAACGATCGGGTGTTCACGAACTTTTTTGGCATTGGCTTGATCAGTGATGCATCGCAGAATATTAACGAGAATCTGAAAGGCGCGCTGGGTAAGCTTAGTTATTTCATCAGCACGTTGCAGACGATTAGTCATACGGAGCCGTTTCGTTATCAATTGGAGGCGGATGGGAAAGAGATGGCAGGCGAAGCGGTGATGATCTACGCAGCCAACGGCCGTTTCCTGGGAACGAATGCCCTGCCTTTTGCACCGGATGCATTGCAGGATGGGGAGCTGGACGTACTCATTATTCATGAGACAGGCATCCCGCTGCTGCGAGAGATCCTGTCGCATAAGCCGGAGGGAGATTGGCAACCTCAGAGTGAGAGCATTTCATACTTCAAGGCATCTACGCTAAAAGTGAACACAGATACGCCGATGTCAGCTGACACGGATGGCGAATTGTATATGAAGACACCCGCCGAGCTATCGGTGCTGACGGGTCATCTGAAATTTCTAACCGGGGAGGTGTACTAA
- a CDS encoding YcjF family protein, translated as MIPATLEQLEQVRKECRTMVRKRATASAGTTLVPLPGTDVLADVGMLMQLLPAINNKFGLSQKQLDGMDPETKSMIYGFVMSIGSKVIGRMVTKELVVQVLKRVGVRVATKSVAKFVPFAGQGLAAALSFTAMRYVGNKHVDDCYEVVKRMIEQRELIPGEPAPSALEEAKNDEKELDVKSSTRNGPDDADEPAKELSDDR; from the coding sequence ATGATTCCAGCAACGTTGGAACAATTGGAGCAAGTTCGCAAGGAATGCCGTACCATGGTTCGCAAAAGAGCTACCGCATCTGCCGGTACAACACTCGTTCCCCTGCCCGGTACAGACGTACTGGCTGATGTGGGGATGCTGATGCAGCTGTTGCCTGCCATTAACAATAAATTCGGATTATCACAAAAACAGCTGGACGGCATGGACCCCGAGACCAAATCCATGATCTATGGATTCGTCATGTCCATCGGAAGCAAAGTCATCGGACGTATGGTGACGAAAGAACTGGTTGTACAGGTTTTGAAAAGAGTCGGCGTACGCGTAGCCACCAAATCGGTCGCCAAATTCGTCCCATTTGCTGGACAGGGATTGGCTGCTGCACTTAGCTTCACAGCCATGCGCTATGTGGGTAACAAACATGTGGATGACTGTTATGAAGTCGTCAAACGTATGATTGAGCAGCGCGAATTGATCCCGGGCGAACCCGCTCCGTCTGCACTGGAGGAAGCTAAGAATGATGAAAAGGAGCTGGACGTAAAATCGTCTACCCGTAACGGTCCAGATGATGCAGATGAGCCTGCGAAAGAGTTGTCTGACGATCGCTAA
- a CDS encoding ABC transporter ATP-binding protein, translating into MSERTERKSPRPHGGPGPGPGMGMRPPAEKAKDFKGTLRRLIRYLQPHSSRLLGVLVAAILSTVFSIISPKIMAEGTDILSKGAIAILQGVQGAGIDFPALMKVLYLLGGLYLFSAAFMYVQQYLMAGVAQRVVYDMREQISAKVGRLPLKYFDSRTTGETLSRATNDVDNISNTLQQSLAQFITSIVTIVGVIIMMLTISPWMTLITILTLPLSVVVVMLVASRSQKHFAGQQKSLGELNGHVEEMYTGHKVVKAFGREEQSVQQFEKVNEELYESGWKAQFISGIIMPLMSFVGNLGYVLICVVGGIFVTRGSISIGDILAFTQYSRQFTQPINQIANISNIIQSTIASAERVFELLDEEEEVPESNQPVQLQQPRGAVAFQGVNFGYKENELLIHNMNINVKPGQTVAIVGPTGAGKTTLINLLMRFYEIQDGQITIDGADIKDMERGKLRSLFGMVLQDTWLFNGTIRDNIAYGREGSTEEDVIKAAVAAHADHFIRTLPDGYDTVLNEEASNISQGQKQLLTIARAILANPAILILDEATSSVDTRTEVFIQKAMNDLMKDRTSFVIAHRLSTIRGADLILVMDHGNVIEQGNHDELMASQGFYADLYNSQFAEQQPQAI; encoded by the coding sequence ATGAGTGAACGTACAGAACGCAAGTCGCCTCGTCCCCACGGTGGACCGGGACCCGGTCCCGGTATGGGCATGCGACCTCCCGCTGAGAAAGCAAAAGATTTCAAAGGCACACTACGGCGTTTGATTCGTTATCTCCAGCCCCACAGTTCACGTCTACTCGGTGTGCTGGTTGCAGCCATTCTGAGTACCGTATTCAGTATCATCAGTCCTAAGATCATGGCCGAAGGTACGGATATTCTCAGCAAAGGCGCCATTGCCATCCTTCAGGGTGTGCAGGGGGCCGGGATTGATTTTCCTGCATTGATGAAAGTATTATACCTGCTTGGCGGGCTCTATCTGTTCAGTGCTGCATTCATGTATGTTCAGCAATACCTGATGGCTGGTGTAGCCCAGCGTGTTGTCTATGACATGCGTGAGCAGATCAGTGCGAAGGTTGGACGCCTTCCTTTGAAATATTTCGACTCCCGCACGACTGGGGAGACACTGAGCCGTGCCACGAATGACGTGGACAATATCAGTAATACCCTTCAGCAAAGTTTGGCACAGTTCATTACGTCCATCGTAACGATTGTCGGAGTAATCATCATGATGCTGACGATTAGTCCATGGATGACGCTGATCACGATTTTGACTCTGCCACTCAGTGTTGTTGTTGTCATGCTGGTCGCTTCCCGTTCTCAAAAACACTTTGCGGGTCAACAGAAATCCCTTGGGGAACTGAACGGTCATGTCGAAGAGATGTACACGGGACACAAGGTTGTCAAAGCATTTGGACGCGAAGAACAATCGGTACAGCAATTCGAGAAGGTCAATGAAGAGTTGTATGAATCCGGTTGGAAAGCCCAGTTTATCTCCGGTATTATTATGCCGCTCATGAGTTTTGTCGGTAACCTGGGTTATGTACTGATCTGTGTGGTTGGTGGGATTTTCGTTACACGTGGATCTATCTCCATCGGGGATATTCTGGCCTTCACGCAGTATTCCCGTCAATTCACACAACCAATTAACCAGATTGCTAATATCTCCAATATCATTCAATCGACGATTGCTTCGGCAGAACGGGTATTTGAGTTGCTGGATGAAGAGGAAGAAGTTCCGGAGTCCAATCAACCTGTGCAATTACAGCAGCCTAGAGGTGCGGTTGCGTTCCAAGGTGTTAATTTTGGATATAAAGAAAATGAACTGCTCATTCATAATATGAACATTAATGTAAAACCGGGACAGACGGTAGCCATTGTTGGACCAACGGGAGCCGGTAAAACGACTCTGATCAACCTGTTAATGCGTTTCTATGAAATTCAGGATGGTCAGATTACGATTGACGGTGCCGACATTAAGGATATGGAGCGTGGCAAGCTGCGCAGTCTGTTCGGCATGGTGCTTCAGGATACCTGGTTGTTCAACGGAACGATTCGGGACAACATCGCCTATGGTCGAGAAGGTTCTACGGAAGAGGATGTAATCAAGGCAGCCGTTGCGGCACATGCGGATCACTTTATTCGTACACTGCCTGATGGATATGATACGGTGCTGAATGAAGAGGCGTCGAACATCTCTCAAGGGCAGAAACAGTTGCTGACCATTGCAAGAGCAATTCTGGCGAACCCGGCCATCCTCATTCTGGATGAAGCGACGAGTAGCGTGGATACACGGACCGAAGTGTTTATCCAGAAAGCAATGAATGATCTGATGAAGGATCGCACGAGCTTTGTCATTGCACACCGTTTGTCCACCATTCGCGGCGCTGATCTGATCCTGGTGATGGATCATGGTAACGTGATTGAACAGGGCAATCATGATGAATTGATGGCAAGTCAGGGCTTCTACGCCGATCTGTACAATAGTCAATTTGCGGAGCAACAACCGCAGGCGATCTGA
- a CDS encoding ABC transporter ATP-binding protein: MMKLFRMLKPYRIPIIFILVLVLFQSLAELYLPTLMADIVNFGIIKGDVPYIWQIGGWMLVIAIGGTACSVIASYLSSRTAGGFAKQLRSRVFRHVENFSLQEFDKMGTASLITRTTNDITQVQNVLTMMLRMMIMAPLMCIGGIFMAVSQDAKLSTIFLVVLPVLGGAIALIGSKGLPLFKTIQKKLDRLNLVLREQLTGIRVVRSFNRGEHERVRFNGANTELRDSSIKVNVLMATIMPVMMLVMNFSMIAILYFGGMRIDSGNMNIGALIAFIQYAMQIMFSLIMVSMIFVMIPRASASAERINEVLDMHPDLSNPEQPRGMQSMQGMIEFDNVTFRYPGAENPALSDISFTARSGETTAIIGGTGSGKSTLLSLIPRFYDVTEGSVRVNGTDVRELRQEDLRAKIGFVPQKAVLFTGTITENIRHGKDDATMDEVVHAARTAQAENFITEMKDGYDSLIAQGGNNVSGGQKQRLSIARALVRRPEVYIFDDSFSALDFKTDAKLRAALKSETTEAAVLIVAQRVSTVMDADRILVMDEGRIVGSGTHKELLEHNEVYREIVSSQLTEEEIA, from the coding sequence ATGATGAAACTGTTTCGCATGCTGAAGCCTTACCGAATACCGATTATCTTCATTCTGGTTTTGGTACTGTTTCAGTCGCTTGCTGAATTGTATCTGCCTACACTAATGGCAGATATCGTGAATTTCGGCATCATTAAAGGAGATGTCCCGTATATTTGGCAGATTGGTGGATGGATGTTGGTCATCGCGATTGGCGGAACAGCGTGTTCGGTGATCGCCAGTTACCTCTCCTCTCGAACGGCGGGTGGATTTGCCAAACAATTGCGCAGCAGAGTTTTCCGCCATGTGGAGAACTTCTCGCTCCAAGAGTTCGATAAGATGGGTACTGCTTCCCTGATTACGCGTACGACGAATGATATCACGCAGGTACAGAATGTACTTACGATGATGCTGCGCATGATGATTATGGCTCCGCTCATGTGTATCGGGGGTATCTTCATGGCGGTATCACAGGACGCTAAACTATCTACAATCTTCCTGGTCGTGCTTCCTGTACTGGGCGGAGCCATTGCGCTGATTGGTTCCAAGGGTTTACCTTTGTTCAAAACCATTCAGAAAAAGCTGGACCGACTCAACCTCGTGCTGCGTGAGCAGTTAACAGGGATTCGCGTCGTTCGTTCATTCAACCGTGGGGAGCATGAGCGTGTGCGCTTTAACGGGGCCAACACGGAACTGAGAGATTCTTCGATTAAAGTTAATGTGCTCATGGCGACCATCATGCCTGTGATGATGCTGGTTATGAACTTTTCGATGATTGCCATCCTTTATTTTGGTGGGATGCGGATCGACAGCGGCAATATGAACATCGGTGCATTGATTGCCTTCATTCAATATGCCATGCAAATCATGTTCTCACTGATTATGGTTTCCATGATCTTTGTCATGATTCCAAGAGCTTCAGCATCGGCAGAACGGATCAACGAAGTGCTTGATATGCATCCGGATCTTAGCAATCCCGAGCAGCCTCGTGGTATGCAATCCATGCAGGGTATGATTGAGTTTGACAATGTAACTTTCCGTTATCCGGGCGCAGAGAATCCAGCGTTGTCCGATATATCCTTCACAGCTCGCTCAGGTGAGACAACCGCCATCATTGGTGGTACGGGTTCGGGGAAATCGACATTGCTCAGTCTTATTCCACGATTCTATGATGTGACCGAAGGCAGTGTTCGGGTAAATGGTACGGATGTGCGTGAGCTTCGGCAGGAAGATTTACGTGCCAAAATTGGCTTTGTACCACAAAAGGCAGTTCTCTTCACGGGTACGATTACGGAGAATATTCGTCACGGGAAAGACGATGCCACAATGGATGAAGTTGTGCATGCGGCCCGTACGGCTCAGGCAGAGAACTTCATTACCGAGATGAAAGATGGATATGACAGCCTTATCGCGCAAGGTGGTAACAACGTATCTGGTGGACAAAAGCAACGTCTGTCCATCGCCCGCGCACTTGTTCGCCGTCCGGAAGTCTATATCTTTGATGACAGTTTCTCTGCTCTCGATTTCAAAACGGATGCTAAACTTCGTGCTGCGCTCAAGTCCGAAACGACAGAAGCGGCTGTGCTGATTGTAGCCCAACGCGTAAGTACAGTAATGGATGCCGATCGCATTCTGGTTATGGATGAGGGCCGAATAGTAGGTTCAGGAACACATAAAGAGCTGTTGGAGCACAATGAAGTGTATCGCGAGATTGTATCCTCCCAGCTGACAGAGGAGGAGATCGCATGA
- a CDS encoding MarR family winged helix-turn-helix transcriptional regulator, whose protein sequence is MTDIDPVAQKLLYSIMQFNKGKWRQHKPHGRNHNEIMVLACLLHGTHPGERLDWRDNPPDFERELNESRPGLKVSEISALLRVKSPTITPVIRGLEDEGLVERTMDPKDRRAVRITITEAGREVIRAAHQERMEIFNKLVEHLGEQDSTQLAELLTKVYTFFDTLTSLQKDDSTTRGDDTP, encoded by the coding sequence ATGACTGATATAGATCCAGTCGCTCAGAAGCTTTTGTACTCCATCATGCAGTTTAATAAAGGCAAATGGAGGCAACATAAACCTCATGGGCGCAATCACAATGAAATTATGGTGCTGGCTTGTTTGCTTCATGGTACGCATCCGGGAGAACGTCTGGATTGGCGGGATAATCCGCCAGATTTTGAGAGAGAGCTAAATGAGAGTCGCCCAGGATTAAAAGTATCGGAAATCAGTGCGTTACTGCGGGTGAAATCACCAACGATAACCCCGGTTATTCGTGGCCTTGAGGACGAAGGGCTGGTGGAACGAACGATGGACCCGAAGGATCGCCGTGCTGTGCGTATCACGATTACTGAAGCAGGTCGTGAAGTTATTCGGGCTGCTCACCAAGAACGAATGGAAATATTCAACAAGTTAGTCGAGCATCTGGGTGAGCAAGACAGTACTCAGCTGGCTGAGTTGTTGACAAAGGTTTACACCTTTTTTGATACATTAACTTCCTTGCAAAAGGATGATTCGACGACAAGAGGAGATGATACGCCATGA
- a CDS encoding S-layer homology domain-containing protein codes for MNRFKIGKTGLLLALFAVLLSGCVTNKSSIIILYPNDKPSEGTQIFFRYSSGEVVQVPDIGGNSSVEAIMDINKKIVGGYAEADGIAWVPDNYIPDMSGNLINIHNIQSNKSATAAHHVQLIAASQPSAYPGYLNYTLAVYDEQGQPVNNRTEIFLHGDDPNLEFHSLNGYGDPTVANGYSYYTQGGLVTFPIKSGPITKPISVYSGSKLLNDNLLSIVTDVKITTPDDVFSVLAGETLALNAAISPSNAINPAVTWSVSPQTGTATIDPTTGVLTAGDPGTVLAQAVATDGSGVVGSVQVTIKPTSVLVNSITISGSNSVQQGQSIPLTANVLPADAKNPSVVWSVQDGTGKATIDANGKLTGTTVGTVLVKAEAADLSGVFGTKTVVITTFNNGSNGGNTGGNSGGNSSGGSGSPAAPTPVPTPAPTPVTPSDPSPQPAPGTAVVPGPTFNSQILNMDSFISSFTQKVKAAQSNPATVQLTDTTTHWAGSTVTTFVKLGVVTGYTDGSFHPNASITRAEFATLIAKVFDLSSNQGKTISDVSGHWAESSIRSLQSKGVLSGYPDGTFRPNQEIKRSEIIAIISRIMDLSKVTSAEAPAFSDLEQTWNKDQLQQAAAAGIIQGDRNGEFHPANSASRAEALTIILRVLQTNSEFEALLQSL; via the coding sequence ATGAACAGATTCAAAATAGGAAAAACAGGCTTGTTATTGGCTTTGTTTGCAGTTTTATTAAGCGGATGTGTAACCAACAAAAGTTCCATTATAATACTATATCCCAATGATAAACCGAGCGAAGGGACTCAAATATTTTTCAGGTATTCCAGTGGAGAAGTTGTACAAGTTCCAGATATCGGAGGTAACAGCAGTGTAGAAGCTATCATGGATATTAATAAAAAGATCGTCGGGGGATACGCTGAAGCGGATGGAATAGCTTGGGTTCCCGATAACTATATCCCTGATATGTCTGGCAATCTAATTAATATTCACAATATTCAGAGTAACAAATCAGCAACTGCCGCACATCATGTGCAGTTAATTGCGGCATCTCAGCCTTCCGCCTATCCGGGTTATCTAAATTATACGTTGGCTGTCTACGATGAGCAGGGGCAACCTGTTAACAATCGAACTGAAATCTTCCTGCATGGAGACGATCCAAATTTAGAATTTCATAGTCTGAATGGATATGGTGACCCAACCGTAGCCAATGGATATTCATACTATACACAGGGTGGACTTGTAACCTTTCCGATCAAATCGGGACCAATCACAAAACCTATCAGCGTATACTCTGGCTCAAAATTACTTAATGATAACTTACTATCCATTGTTACCGATGTGAAAATAACCACCCCGGACGATGTCTTTTCTGTACTTGCTGGTGAAACGTTGGCTCTAAATGCTGCAATCTCACCTTCTAACGCGATCAATCCTGCCGTGACTTGGTCTGTCTCGCCTCAAACCGGAACGGCCACGATCGATCCGACTACAGGCGTACTTACCGCCGGAGACCCGGGAACCGTTTTGGCTCAGGCGGTTGCTACAGATGGTAGTGGAGTTGTCGGCAGTGTGCAGGTCACCATTAAGCCAACTTCTGTTCTCGTGAATTCCATTACTATCAGCGGAAGCAATTCTGTGCAACAAGGTCAGTCCATTCCACTCACGGCAAATGTCCTTCCAGCCGATGCCAAGAATCCTTCTGTCGTCTGGTCAGTGCAGGACGGAACAGGTAAAGCGACCATTGATGCAAACGGAAAACTAACGGGAACAACAGTAGGAACCGTTCTGGTTAAAGCCGAGGCAGCAGATCTATCAGGCGTATTCGGAACCAAAACCGTTGTAATTACCACGTTTAACAACGGAAGTAATGGAGGCAATACAGGTGGTAACTCTGGAGGTAATTCAAGTGGTGGTTCAGGCTCACCAGCAGCTCCCACACCAGTTCCTACACCTGCGCCAACGCCCGTGACTCCATCCGATCCGAGTCCTCAGCCAGCACCCGGAACAGCTGTGGTACCTGGACCTACATTCAACAGTCAAATTCTTAATATGGATAGCTTCATATCCAGCTTCACTCAGAAGGTTAAAGCTGCACAGTCCAATCCTGCGACTGTTCAATTAACGGATACCACCACGCACTGGGCGGGATCAACTGTAACTACATTCGTGAAGCTGGGTGTCGTAACGGGTTATACCGATGGCTCGTTCCATCCAAATGCCAGTATTACCCGTGCTGAGTTCGCAACCCTGATCGCCAAAGTATTTGATCTGTCGAGCAACCAAGGCAAAACAATAAGCGACGTATCGGGTCACTGGGCAGAATCGTCCATTCGATCTCTGCAAAGCAAGGGTGTGTTGTCCGGTTACCCGGACGGCACATTCAGACCGAATCAAGAGATCAAACGTTCTGAGATCATCGCCATCATCTCGCGCATTATGGATTTAAGCAAAGTAACATCCGCAGAAGCACCCGCTTTCTCCGATCTGGAGCAAACTTGGAATAAAGATCAACTCCAGCAAGCGGCAGCAGCCGGAATTATTCAAGGAGATCGCAATGGAGAATTCCATCCCGCGAACTCCGCTTCCCGTGCAGAAGCACTGACTATTATTTTGCGAGTTCTCCAGACCAATTCTGAATTTGAAGCACTTCTGCAATCCCTATAA
- a CDS encoding histidine kinase N-terminal 7TM domain-containing protein, translating into MNPNMYLSVLLMAATCCTLMLAYLSYKRRNSPIAVSYGLGMLVSSFYTFGYGFEIISQQLDHIRFWLRIEYIGILLGPVFYFLMVLQYTGRESWVRTRSVVLLLLVPSFTFITHNTNEWHHLFYTNMTLDTSWGFPLVSLERGPLFSVHVVFSYALFFISIFFLVQMLLRATPPMKKQIIFMIIGSCGPFIFSLIYLSNIFHSPLDFSPFGFVISGIFYTWGVFQFNMLRLAPLAYQKVFESIQDAVIVFDLDHVLTSYNRSARHIIEPLHPKSLGKHASQILAQYPQLLAKLLEQEPLNDVRKIQLSNDPSGRIYNVHLSPVQHQNGKPIGKMLLLNDVTEAVQAEKKLRDNAQQLSELNTFKDRMFNVVAHDIRDPVAVLVNLMDLLEEELQESNADHEEIVHEMKHQIHNTFALVEGLLEWFRSQSGGQVFHPVERDLHYSVENSIRLLRVRSENKQIRMVSRISPGVSVYADKEMLDLILRNLLSNSIKFTNPGGQITLNAERKDQHIVVSVSDTGEGITDEQARSLVQDEYPVSATGTAGERGIGFGLNLCREFVRLNGGEIWFDSRPSQGSNFYFSVPLPPQSNATETSRYSVQVEDNT; encoded by the coding sequence ATGAACCCTAATATGTATTTATCTGTATTGCTGATGGCTGCAACCTGCTGCACATTAATGCTCGCTTACCTCTCTTACAAAAGAAGAAACTCACCCATAGCCGTCAGTTACGGACTGGGGATGCTTGTCAGCTCTTTTTATACATTCGGCTATGGCTTCGAGATTATTAGTCAACAACTGGACCATATTCGATTCTGGCTTCGAATTGAATATATTGGCATTCTGCTTGGGCCAGTGTTCTACTTTCTTATGGTGCTTCAGTACACAGGCCGTGAATCATGGGTGCGTACACGCAGTGTAGTTCTGTTGCTCCTTGTGCCTTCTTTTACATTCATCACACATAATACCAACGAGTGGCATCACTTGTTCTATACCAATATGACGCTCGATACATCCTGGGGATTCCCGCTTGTGTCTCTTGAGAGAGGACCTTTATTTTCTGTTCATGTCGTCTTTTCCTATGCACTGTTCTTTATTTCTATTTTTTTCCTGGTACAGATGTTGCTTCGTGCCACACCCCCTATGAAAAAACAAATCATATTTATGATTATTGGCTCCTGTGGACCATTCATTTTCTCACTAATATACCTAAGTAATATCTTTCATTCGCCTCTTGATTTTTCTCCATTTGGATTTGTGATATCGGGCATCTTCTACACATGGGGAGTCTTCCAGTTCAACATGCTTCGTCTGGCTCCGCTGGCGTACCAAAAGGTATTCGAATCCATACAGGATGCTGTTATTGTCTTCGATCTGGATCATGTGTTGACCAGCTACAACCGTTCTGCCCGACATATCATTGAACCTCTTCATCCCAAAAGCTTGGGCAAGCATGCAAGTCAGATACTCGCACAATACCCACAGCTTCTAGCAAAGCTACTTGAACAGGAACCGCTTAACGATGTCCGCAAAATTCAACTCTCCAACGACCCAAGTGGGAGAATCTATAACGTTCATCTTTCTCCTGTTCAGCATCAAAACGGTAAACCTATTGGCAAGATGCTACTGCTTAATGATGTGACTGAAGCCGTACAGGCGGAGAAGAAACTTCGTGACAACGCCCAACAGTTAAGTGAGCTCAACACGTTCAAAGACCGAATGTTCAATGTTGTGGCTCACGATATTCGTGATCCTGTAGCCGTACTGGTTAATCTGATGGACTTGCTTGAGGAAGAACTACAGGAATCCAATGCTGATCATGAAGAGATTGTCCATGAGATGAAGCACCAGATCCATAATACGTTCGCTCTGGTAGAAGGACTGCTGGAATGGTTCCGCAGCCAAAGCGGAGGGCAAGTCTTCCATCCGGTGGAACGGGATCTACATTATTCTGTGGAGAACAGCATACGTTTGTTACGTGTTCGCAGCGAGAATAAGCAGATTCGAATGGTATCGCGTATTTCACCAGGAGTGTCCGTCTATGCGGATAAAGAAATGCTTGATCTGATTCTTCGAAACCTTTTATCCAACAGCATTAAATTCACTAATCCGGGAGGACAGATCACGTTGAATGCCGAACGAAAGGATCAGCATATTGTGGTATCCGTAAGCGATACGGGAGAAGGCATTACAGATGAGCAGGCCCGGTCCCTGGTTCAGGATGAGTATCCAGTATCGGCAACGGGAACGGCAGGAGAACGCGGCATCGGATTTGGCTTGAATCTGTGCCGGGAGTTCGTACGCCTGAATGGGGGCGAAATCTGGTTTGACAGCAGACCTTCGCAGGGCAGCAACTTCTACTTCTCTGTACCTCTTCCACCCCAGTCTAATGCAACCGAGACTTCTCGATATTCCGTGCAGGTGGAGGACAATACATGA